ggaaaacaaaatgaaactgAATGAAACCAGGATGCTATCACCGCCCTCCCCAGCTGTTCAGAGAGTACTGGTCACTGTCACACCCAGATCAGTGGAACCAACCACTGGTACAGAGATACTAtaatggtggtggtggtggggtcaGGTACCTCGGAGCCCATTGAGCTCGCCCACCCAGCAGTGCTCATCCTTCTGAGAGATTATCTGGgagacagagaaggaaagggggAGAACACAAGGAAAAGCCAATTAGATGCATGCAGATTTGATTCATGAATGGATGTGCCATGCATGGAAAACAGCCTGAGGTGATTATTTTCGAATGACAGGTTGAATAAATGATTAATGACATGGAGGAACCTGAATACACACAGAGACCTGGCTACTTGGCGTTCTGGATTTAATGACATGGGGGAACCTgaacaggcacagaggcctggCTACTTGTTCTGGATTTAATCCGAGTGTCACACACTGATATATCACACTTCATCAGGTCTAAGGTCTCACGTCACTCAGGACACCGGTGAGATATTGCTGCTTACCGTAATGATGTCATTTTTGCGGAAGCCCAGCTCATCGTCATCATGCCGCTCAAAGTCCAGCAGGGCCTTGGCACGTCGCCGCCTGTTACGCGATACCACAGCGAAATTCTCGTGGTCCCGCTGGTGACTCTCCATGGAGTAATCTGGGGTCAGGTCCTGAGACAGAGAGATGCTGAACGGTGCTGCCACGGCGCACGGCAGCAGGGGGTGCAGGCCAGAGGCGGGGTCAGTGGGTGAGGGGCGGGCACTCACGGCGCTGCAGTTGTGCGGGTCTAGGCAGTGGAAGTGCTCGGCTATACGGCCGATGGCCTCCCGCAGGGCGGCCACCAGCTCCGTCTGCTTGATATTCTTGGCCTTGAGCACTTCGGTCTCGTCCTCCCCAAAGAGCAGCGAGCTGAGCGTCGACTTTCTGCGCTGGCTTTGCCTGCGCACcacctgcacacagacacagtggcTATTAAATACAGACCACCCCCATGGGGAGGGGCATAGGCACCAGGCCACAGACACAGTGGCTATTAAATACAGACCACCCCCATGGGGAGGGGCATCGGCACCAGGCCACAGACACAGTGGCTATTAAATACAGACCACCCCCATGAAGGGGGAAGGGTGTCACCTGGCTACAGCGGTTCTTAAATACAGACCACCTTTCGTTAAATTCTCTTGACAGGAAGTTCACCCCTATATCAATTAATAGTTAATATGCACCACTGAAACTGGACAGTAACAGAATCACATAGACCACACTGGATACAGACACCAACACTCAGACAGGACAGCAATCCAACTTTTAATTCTGTCGTCCTGGACTATTCAAAATGTCAGTCCCGTTTCTTGTCTTAACTGCATGATAAAAGTTCACTTCCTGTCTAAACAGGAAGCCGAAGGGCTCGTCACTCACCTTGTTGAGGCTGCTAGTGAGGGCGTGCGAGTTGTTGGAGTTCAGCTGGGCCTGTTCAGCTAGGATATAGGCCAGGTGCTTGTGACGCTGGGCATCCAGGTTCTCCTGGGACAGGGCCCCCGCCAAGCGAATTGCCTCCCCAAGCACAGCCGTGCCATCTTCGATCTGGCTAGGCAGGTCTGACAGCGTGTTAAAGATGGAGGCGGAATTCTCTGAGGACACCAGCTCCCCCTCCTGGCAAGAGAGGGGTCAAGCACTGACACAGGCAGTGTGGCTGGGTGGAGACATCACTAGAAAACCCAAAGAACTTATCGAGCATGAACCAAGGCTAACAGCTAAAGACCTGAACATCTCTGCTAGTGTTATAGTTCAGCTTTGACTCTAAGATAAGAGAAGAGAGCAAGCTGACAGCACAAGTGCTCGGCACAAACCTTGATCTTCAGCATGCCCAGTGTGACCTGGAACAGCACGACTGAACCTTCGTAGAAGAGCAGGTCCCATATGCGCAGGAGGATGCGTATGTCCACCACGCTGGCGAAGGACGTGAGGAACCAGTGCAGCGTGATGAGGGACAGCTCTGCAGAGACATCAGAGGAACCCTTAGACCGTCACAGATACCAGCCACCACCAGACAGGTGGTCAAAGACCGACAGAGGGCAGAATCTACCGCAGGCTGTCAATCACAGCCCGGAATAACCAATGAAGTAACTGACAGGAAGTGTGTAAACACGCCCCTTGCGATTGACAGGCTGACAGAATCCCACCTTCTGCTGGCCTTGAAGTCATGTTCCTCCCACCAATCAACACTCTGTCACTTGCTAAGAGCAGCTCACAGTCCAGCCCCCCATGGCAAGCCACCTGCCCCGAGTCTCACCAATGTCATGCTCCTGCAGGAGCCGGTCCAGGTGGGGCAGGTACTGCACGATCAGCTGTCTGAGCACACGCTGGTCCGTCTGCACGCCCAGCAGCGTGGAGGAGAAGTATGAGGGCGGCAGCAGGTCCTCAATCAGGGCGCACATCATCCACAGggcatcctcctcctccaggaAGAGCAGCAGGCATGAAGCCACCTGGGTGGGACAGAAGTAGCCAGGGACCAATCAGACGGCACGAGGAGCGGTCAGGCACCAATCGGATGGCGCGGGGAGCGGCCAGGCACCAATCAGACGGCACGAGGAGCGGCCAGGCACCAATCGGATGGCGCGGGGAGCGGCCAGGCACCAATCGGATGGCGCGGGGAGCGGCCAGGCACCAATCGGATGGCGCGGGGAGTGGCCAGGCACCAATCGGATGGCGCGGGGAGTGGCCAGGCACCAATCGGATGGCGCGGGGAGCGGCCAGGCACCAATCGGATGGCGCGGGGAGCGGCCACGCTCCAAACGCTCAAAGTCAATCAGTGACTGGAGTATTACTGTACTTTCTCCAAGTTATCTAGACTGATCTTCATACTGGGAAATAAGACTTCTGTGAGTGCTAACCTTAAGCAGAACTGGCTTGCGAGTGCTCACTAGAGCCCCCAACAGGGGAAGTGTGGCTGAACGCCCTCAGCAGGGGATCCCAGCAGCCTCAGTAGCAGACATGCCCTGCCTAAGGGAAACAGGGCTCCCCCGTTAATGCCGGCGACCTGACCGCCCCCGCAGACGCCACCCTGCCAGACGGCACTCACCATGCCGGTGCCCTGGCAGTAGCCGATATCCGGGTAGAGCCAGGCCAGGCCGCGCAGAACCCTCCGGAGCCGGGGCACGCCCACGCTGGTCAGGGTGCTGAAGCAGGCATTGGAGGGCATGGTGCGCAGCAGGTCTTTCTCTATCTGACACAGGGAGATGCCAAACCAGGGTCAGAGCACAATGTCAGCCAGTCACTGAGCAAAGACAGGGACAGGGGGGAAAGGGCATGGGAGAAAGCGGGCACCGGCATGCACCGGCATGCCCTGCCAGCCACCTGCTTGGCTGCAGTAGTGTCGTCATTGGAGCTGTTCTTGATGATCTCCCTGTAGGAGATCTCAGACGTCCTCTTCTTCTGAAGGGCCCCCGAGAGTCGCAtccacagctgggggggggggggggggacagcagacATGAGGACATGGAGGCTGACCAAATGGAATTAGCACCAGCGTGCGGTTCGCCAACACGGAGCCTCTGGAGGAGGGGCACCCACCTGGGGCCTCATACTGTGGGGAATACCCCCCAGAACCAGCGCCCGCAGCCGGTCGGAGCGGGGCAGGCAGGGGGAGATCAGGTCCCAGGTCAGGTCACCCACTGTGTGGTTATGGGTGAACTCCAAGTGGGCCTGCCAGCGCAGCCTCTGCTGAGGGTCCTCGTGCTGGGGTGACCTGTCACCTCTGAGGGGGTCCTGGACTTCCACACCGTCTACAGGACAGAGAACAGCGAGATCCTGTATCACATAAACTCCTATGCAGAGGAGTAGCTCTGTGTTCATAGCAGATATACTCTATGCAGAATAGATCTACAGCGAGGAGCAACATTCTATTCACAGCAGATCTACAGTATATATTGGTGATGTTCCTAAAACAATGTTATAATTAACTTAGGGCACAGATGTCGCTGGATTAGTCAATAACTCAGTTAAATAGACAGGGCTGGTGTAATGGTCTCTGCGGTTAACACAGCAGCCCAAAATGGCTGCCTACCTTCACTATCAATCCGAAACCCGAACTCATCGTACTGCACCTCAGGTTCATCGGGGGACTCCTTCTGTAACAGATGCAGACACACGTTACGGGTTATACCCACATGGCGTGGGAGACAGGCCTGCAATCTGCTTAAGACCAGGAGAGATATCACACCAGCCAACAAACATCCTCGACAGAAGCAGATGTGGAGAGTCTTTGGAAGACGGAGGAACACCGTGAAGCAAAAGCAAAAGAACACAGCAACAAACATGAAGAACAGCGCCCCCCAATGGCA
This genomic window from Paramormyrops kingsleyae isolate MSU_618 chromosome 22, PKINGS_0.4, whole genome shotgun sequence contains:
- the sgsm3 gene encoding small G protein signaling modulator 3 isoform X2, with amino-acid sequence MSGSYTPVPGGPFSALTPSMWPQDMLARCCQESPDEPEVQYDEFGFRIDSEDGVEVQDPLRGDRSPQHEDPQQRLRWQAHLEFTHNHTVGDLTWDLISPCLPRSDRLRALVLGGIPHSMRPQLWMRLSGALQKKRTSEISYREIIKNSSNDDTTAAKQIEKDLLRTMPSNACFSTLTSVGVPRLRRVLRGLAWLYPDIGYCQGTGMVASCLLLFLEEEDALWMMCALIEDLLPPSYFSSTLLGVQTDQRVLRQLIVQYLPHLDRLLQEHDIELSLITLHWFLTSFASVVDIRILLRIWDLLFYEGSVVLFQVTLGMLKIKEGELVSSENSASIFNTLSDLPSQIEDGTAVLGEAIRLAGALSQENLDAQRHKHLAYILAEQAQLNSNNSHALTSSLNKVVRRQSQRRKSTLSSLLFGEDETEVLKAKNIKQTELVAALREAIGRIAEHFHCLDPHNCSADLTPDYSMESHQRDHENFAVVSRNRRRRAKALLDFERHDDDELGFRKNDIITIISQKDEHCWVGELNGLRGWFPAKFVEVLDERSKEYSLAGDDSVTEAVTDLVRGTLCPALKAIFQHGLKKPSILGGLCHPWLFIEEAASREVERDFNSVYSRLVLCKTYRLDEDGKVLTPEELLYRAVQSVNMSHDSAHAQMDVKFRSLICVGLNEQVLHLWLEVLCSSMAAVEKWYQPWSFLRSPGWVQIKCELRVLSKFAFSLSQDCELPAKKEEKEQRPLKEGVQDMLVKHHLFSWDIDG
- the sgsm3 gene encoding small G protein signaling modulator 3 isoform X1, with protein sequence MSGSYTPVPGGPFSALTPSMWPQDMLARCCQKESPDEPEVQYDEFGFRIDSEDGVEVQDPLRGDRSPQHEDPQQRLRWQAHLEFTHNHTVGDLTWDLISPCLPRSDRLRALVLGGIPHSMRPQLWMRLSGALQKKRTSEISYREIIKNSSNDDTTAAKQIEKDLLRTMPSNACFSTLTSVGVPRLRRVLRGLAWLYPDIGYCQGTGMVASCLLLFLEEEDALWMMCALIEDLLPPSYFSSTLLGVQTDQRVLRQLIVQYLPHLDRLLQEHDIELSLITLHWFLTSFASVVDIRILLRIWDLLFYEGSVVLFQVTLGMLKIKEGELVSSENSASIFNTLSDLPSQIEDGTAVLGEAIRLAGALSQENLDAQRHKHLAYILAEQAQLNSNNSHALTSSLNKVVRRQSQRRKSTLSSLLFGEDETEVLKAKNIKQTELVAALREAIGRIAEHFHCLDPHNCSADLTPDYSMESHQRDHENFAVVSRNRRRRAKALLDFERHDDDELGFRKNDIITIISQKDEHCWVGELNGLRGWFPAKFVEVLDERSKEYSLAGDDSVTEAVTDLVRGTLCPALKAIFQHGLKKPSILGGLCHPWLFIEEAASREVERDFNSVYSRLVLCKTYRLDEDGKVLTPEELLYRAVQSVNMSHDSAHAQMDVKFRSLICVGLNEQVLHLWLEVLCSSMAAVEKWYQPWSFLRSPGWVQIKCELRVLSKFAFSLSQDCELPAKKEEKEQRPLKEGVQDMLVKHHLFSWDIDG